A window of Stenotrophomonas indicatrix genomic DNA:
TGGACATCCTGCGCCAGGCTGCGACCACGCTGGAAATCGAAGCCAACGGCGTGTCCGACAACCCGCTGGTGTTCACCGATACCGGTGAGGCGCTGTCCGGCGGCAACTTCCACGCCGAGCCGGTGGCCTTCGCCGCCGACATGCTGGCGATGGCCGTGTGCGAAATCGGTTCGATCAGCGAGCGCCGCCTGGCGATGCTGGTCGACCCTGCGCTGTCCGGTCTGCCAGCCTTCCTGACGCCGCGTCCGGGTTTGAACTCCGGCTTCATGATTCCACAGGTGACCGCCGCTGCACTGGTCTCGGAAAACAAGCAGCGCGCCTACCCCGCCAGCGTCGATTCGATTCCCACCTCGGCCAACCAGGAAGACCACGTGTCGATGGCCGCGCACGGTGCACGCCGCCTGATGCAGATGGCCGAGAACGCGGCCAACGTGATCGGCGTCGAGCTGCTGGCCGCTGCGCAGGGCTGCGACTTCCATGCGCCGCTGCGCTCCAGCAAGGCACTGGAAAACGTGCGCGCCACGCTGCGTGCACAGGTGCCGATGCTGCAGGACGATCGCTATTTCCACCCGGACATGGTGATCGCAACCGATCTGGTCCGCAGCGGCGCATTGACCAAGGGCCTGGCCGAGCTGTTGCCCACGGTGGAACCGCAGGCATGAACGGCCATCCCGAATGGCTGACCGTGCACGAAGGCGACGCGCCGCTGATCGTCAGCTTCCCGCACACCGGCAGCGAGCTGCCGCATGACCTGATCGGCGATTTCCACTCGCCGTGGCTGGCGCGCCGCGATGCCGACTGGTGGGTGCATGAGCTGTACGACTTCGCACGCGGCATGGGCGCGACCACCGTGCGCTCGGCAATCTCGCGTTCGGTGATCGACCTCAACCGTGATCCCAGCGGCGTGTCGCTGTACCCGGGGCAAAACACCACCGGCCTGTGCCCGCTGACCACCTTCGACAACCAGCCGCTGTACCACGCCGGCCGCGAGCCGGATGACGCCGAGATTGCCCGGCGCCGCGACACGTATTTCGCGCCGTACCACAACGCACTGGCCACGCAGATCGCACGCCTGCGTGCACGTCACGGCACCGTGGTGGTGTACGACGCGCATTCGATCCGTTCGCACATCCCGCACCTGTTCGAGGGCGAGTTGCCGCAGTTCAATCTCGGCACCGCCGGGCCGTCCGGTGCACCGGACACCTCCTGCGACAACGCACTGAGCGATGTGGTGGAGAACCTGCTGGCGCTCAGCGGCATGAGCCAGGTGCGCAACGGCCGCTTCAAGGGCGGCTGGATCACCCGCCACTACAGCAGCATTGCCGGTGGTGTGCACAGCCTGCAGATGGAACTGGCCTGCCGCGGCTACATGCACGAACCACTACCCGACCAGGTGGACGAGCACAGCTGGCCCACCCCGCTCGACCCCGAACACGCCGCACCGCTGCGCCACACCCTGGCGCAGGTGCTCAATGCCTGCCTTGAATTCGCTACGAACCGGAGCGCCGCATGACCCGCAACGACCCGTCCCGCACCATTGCCGCACCGACCGGCACCACGCTCACCGCCAAGAGTTGGCTCACCGAAGCGCCGCTGCGCATGCTGATGAACAACCTGCACCCGGACGTGGCCGAGCGGCCGCAGGAGCTGGTGGTCTACGGCGGCATCGGCCGTGCCGCACGCGATTGGGAGAGCTTCGACGCCATCGTCGAAACCCTCAAGCGCCTGGACGACGACCAGACCCTGCTGGTGCAGTCGGGCAAGCCGGTGGGCGTGTTCCGCACCCATGCCGATGCACCGCGCGTGCTGATCGC
This region includes:
- the hutG gene encoding N-formylglutamate deformylase, which translates into the protein MNGHPEWLTVHEGDAPLIVSFPHTGSELPHDLIGDFHSPWLARRDADWWVHELYDFARGMGATTVRSAISRSVIDLNRDPSGVSLYPGQNTTGLCPLTTFDNQPLYHAGREPDDAEIARRRDTYFAPYHNALATQIARLRARHGTVVVYDAHSIRSHIPHLFEGELPQFNLGTAGPSGAPDTSCDNALSDVVENLLALSGMSQVRNGRFKGGWITRHYSSIAGGVHSLQMELACRGYMHEPLPDQVDEHSWPTPLDPEHAAPLRHTLAQVLNACLEFATNRSAA